Proteins encoded together in one Xenopus laevis strain J_2021 chromosome 6L, Xenopus_laevis_v10.1, whole genome shotgun sequence window:
- the LOC121394495 gene encoding traf2 and NCK-interacting protein kinase-like gives MLISSGEEESICDDLFPSLEVCNEHGFDKLCPDPTGWIDLEQCVGSGGFGVIHKAWHFKEKKEVAIKVIKDLRDNEEILAELYVLERVSGHDNFPAFYGAFYLRPSISNEEALWIAMTMCAGGSVDALIRSTPNRSLDETWISYICKKVLQGLDYLQELNVIHHDLKGANIMLTSTARVKIIDFGLATIGPISTSNAGTRCWMAPEVHACFTRSVHYNYKVDVWSLGITAIEMAEYDPPHIKLRGAELSERIMNGPAPALKEDIWSNKFHRFINKCLQKDPAKRPFAKELLLNRFITYNRDEDEVQYSIAEHIQKGAKK, from the exons atgCTTATATCTAGtggggaagaagaaagcatttgtgatgatctgtttccatcacttgag GTCTGCAATGAACATGGATTTGACAAACTATGCCCG gacCCAACTGGCTGGATAGACCTCGAACAATGTGTTGGATCAGGAGGATTTGGAGTAATCCATAAG gcatggcattttaaggaaaagaaagaagtggCCATAAAAGTGATAAAAGACCTTAgg GATAATGAAGAGATCCTTGCTGAACTGTACGTACTTGAACGCGTTTCTGGCCACGACAACTTCCCTGCCTTTTATGGAGCCTTTTATCTACGGCCCAGCATTTCAAATGAAGAGGCGCTATGG ATTGCTATGACAATGTGTGCTGGTGGCTCCGTAGACGCCTTAATTAGGAGCACGCCCAATAGATCCTTGGATGAGACCTGGATTTCATACATATGCAAGAAAGTTTTACAG ggCCTGGATTACTTACAGGAACTGAACGTGATACATCATGATCTCAAGGGCGCCAATATAATGTTAACTTCTACGGCCCGTGTGAAGATAA ttgattttggcCTTGCCACAATAGGGCCCATCAGTACAAGTAATGCAGGAACCCGCTGTTGGATGGCACCTGAAGTCCATGCATGTTTTACAAGAAGTGTACATTATAACTACaag gtgGATGTGTGGTCTTTAGGAATCACAGCCATAGAAATGGCAGAATACGATCCTC CACACATTAAACTCCGTGGTGCTGAGCTTTCCGAAAGGATTATGAATGGTCCAGCTCCAGCTCTAAAAGAGGATATATG GAGTAATAAATTCcacagatttattaataaatgccTTCAGAAGGATCCAGCCAAAAGACCATTCGCAAAGGAACTCCTACTAAACCGATTCATCACATATAATCGAGATGAAGACGAGGTGCAATATAGCATAGCAGAGCATATACAGAAAG GAGCAAAGAAATAA